The genomic DNA CATGGCGGCCGTGGGTCCAGAAAGTCGCCCTAGCCAGCGATCCTTGTTCAAACGATAGGCCTCGCGGATCTTTCTTTTTATTCTGTTGCGCCTCACGGCGCGATTAACACGTCGTTTGGGAACGCTGATCGTTACCTGAAAAGGTTCAACCACTTCGGGACCCGTATACCAGATCAGCCGAAAAGGATAATGTTTTACGGAGTTCCCTTCAGAAAACAGCTTATCCATGATCTGCTGAGAGATCAATCGTTCATTTTTCCGAAAGGTAGGGCTCATACCGCAAAGGTACGGGTTATTTGCGTCCGTTGACCTTTTTGATGTACTGCTCCAGGGCCATGGTCATGGACGGTGCGTCCATGCTCGGTGCCTGAATGTTGAGGGTCAATCCAGCTTCCTCAACCGCTTTCCGGGTCGTAGGGCCAAAAGCCGCGATGCGGGTGTCGTTCTGCTCGAAATCCGGGAAATTCTCAAAGAGCGATTTGATACCTGATGGACTAAAGAACACAAGGATATCGTACAACACGTCGCTCAGATCCGAAAGGTCACTGCATACGGTCTTGTACAATACGGCGCGGGTGTAGTCGATCTTCCCTTCTTCAAGTGCTTCGGGGATGTTCGGCTTCAAAATATCCGATGAGGGCAATAAGAATTTCTCTTTCTTGTGCTTTTTGATCGTAGGCATCAGATCCTCAAAACGGGTTTTACCGTAATAGATCTTGCGCTTGCGATAAACCACGTATTTCTGCAAGTAGTAGGCGATCGCCTCTGACATACAGAAATACTTCATAGAGTCGGGAACGTTGAAGCGCGTTTCTTCCGCGATGCGGAAATAATTATCGACTGCATTCCGACTCGTCAGAATAACTGCGCTGTAATCCGCTAGGTTGATTCGGGATTTTCGGAATTCAGAGGAATCCACCGACTCGACATGGATAAAGGGTCGAAAATCGATCTTTACCTTTTGCTTTTCAGCAAGGTCGAAGTAAGGAGAGCTCTCTGTCTTCGGTTCCGGTTGAGAAACCAGAATCGTTTTAACCTTGTTTTCCGCCATCTTTTGTGCTTCCGTTAGTACGAAACAGACAACCACTTTGCTATGAGCAGAATAGGCGCTATTTCGAGGGCGCAAATGTACAAAATTAAATAGTAGAAGTAAAGCCGCGTTTGCTTTAGTAACTTTCGGAAAATCTGAACGTAACCCCACATTAAAAGTAGTCCGCCGGCGATAAGTCCGATATACAGCACCCACTCCTTTGCCAACGGCATGTACACTGACAAAACCGCGGATCCAAACCACACTCTACTGACCAACACCGCGTTCGAGTATCTCCTTAA from Flavobacteriales bacterium includes the following:
- a CDS encoding ribonuclease P protein component, which produces MSPTFRKNERLISQQIMDKLFSEGNSVKHYPFRLIWYTGPEVVEPFQVTISVPKRRVNRAVRRNRIKRKIREAYRLNKDRWLGRLSGPTAAMLVYLDGAERAQDEMEQKICYLFERFLEEQGKREKWII
- a CDS encoding uroporphyrinogen-III synthase, which encodes MAENKVKTILVSQPEPKTESSPYFDLAEKQKVKIDFRPFIHVESVDSSEFRKSRINLADYSAVILTSRNAVDNYFRIAEETRFNVPDSMKYFCMSEAIAYYLQKYVVYRKRKIYYGKTRFEDLMPTIKKHKKEKFLLPSSDILKPNIPEALEEGKIDYTRAVLYKTVCSDLSDLSDVLYDILVFFSPSGIKSLFENFPDFEQNDTRIAAFGPTTRKAVEEAGLTLNIQAPSMDAPSMTMALEQYIKKVNGRK